A window of Clostridioides sp. ES-S-0010-02 genomic DNA:
TATATCAAATAAAATTTCCTTATTTATATTATCTTGATTATCGTACTTATCAAACAGTTTTACAAATTTTACATTTAAAATATTAAACTGTTTATCTAATTTTCTTACACTTTGGTCAAATGTCTTAATAGAACTTTGAGAGCCTTCTAAAAGACTTTTTAAAGCTTCTATTCCACTAATAAATTCGTCATTAAAATCATTTAAGTCTTTAGATATTTTATCAAATTTTTCAATAGCTTCTATAGACTTGCTTATTTGTTTTATTGTATTTTTTACCTCCTCTACTTTTAAATCCATTCTTTCCGATTTAATATGAGTTACCTCAGAAGTCAGTAGATTCTCAGCTTTTAACATTATTTGTATCAAAACATGTTCACAGTCTTTTATCTTTGTAAAATAGCCTATAATTAGAGAAAATACTACTCCAAATATACTAGTTGTAAATGCAGTTTGCATGCTACTAATAGTCGAAGGAAGTGAATTTATAATATCTTTAGTATCAACACATAAAAGCATTGTAGAAAGCCCAACAAATGTACCTAAAACTCCAAGTAATATACTTATTGAAGATGAATTTTTTATGCTCCTAATTTTTTCTAATATCGGTAAGTTATTATATTTTAAATCTGATACAACTTCTTCTACAAACGAAGTTATATTTACATCAGCATAAGGATTTTCTTTACTATATGTATAGTAATCATTCCTTATTTTGCTATAAAATACACTCGTTTTATAGTCTTGGTTGATTTCTTCTAGTTTTGAACTTACAAACAAATACAACTTGTTGTTTTCCATAATTTTAAAAATAGAATACACAGTTATTGCAAGTAAAAATAATATAGTTATTGGATTAGTAA
This region includes:
- a CDS encoding methyl-accepting chemotaxis protein, with the protein product MSNIITNLIESIFTNPITILFLLAITVYSIFKIMENNKLYLFVSSKLEEINQDYKTSVFYSKIRNDYYTYSKENPYADVNITSFVEEVVSDLKYNNLPILEKIRSIKNSSSISILLGVLGTFVGLSTMLLCVDTKDIINSLPSTISSMQTAFTTSIFGVVFSLIIGYFTKIKDCEHVLIQIMLKAENLLTSEVTHIKSERMDLKVEEVKNTIKQISKSIEAIEKFDKISKDLNDFNDEFISGIEALKSLLEGSQSSIKTFDQSVRKLDKQFNILNVKFVKLFDKYDNQDNINKEILFDIKESSKNIYNSTESQHKIKDYIRNINAGFALYERSAQDLLTKLMTHENKISQNQKILLDEKYTLDDSIKNLSSIIENFSNDLQAKLDIMFENSLDIQDKLDVMFNNSFMQDEVPLDSEDLFESNIDSIFNPLSEEIYEIEKKEIKVIGEDELNE